GTCGATTCGTCCCCCCCGACCGATCCGCCGGTCCCCGACGGCGTGAGAAGCGGACCGAGATACGGCGGTGACATTGCCCTCCCTTCCTGTCAATGGACCTCGAAGCTGATACGCGTGTCCCTGCCTTCAGGTCCCGCGCCAGTGTTCCCGACCACCGGTCCACCCCGAGGGACTCGATGTCCGCGACCGTCTCGCCGTCCACCCCGGCTGCGCGGCCGTTGCGACGCACAGCCTGCCAGGCGACCGTGAGCACGTCTTCGCACCACACCTTGTCGCTCAGAGAGTGGAACCGGAAGTCAGGAGCTTCCTTCGCTTTCGCATGCAGCACTGTCTGGTGTCGCTGAACTGCGCTGTCGCTCGCACCTTGCGATCGGTGACGCGAAGCACTATTTAGCACAGATGCCCATCTTGGGTCCCTGCCAGAATTGGTATGTTCCGAACGAAAGGCATGACAACTGCCTCTGATCTGAAGGGTACGGACCAGACTGGTCATACCCGACATCGTTTCTCCAGCCCGGCAAGCGGGTCGGGCTGTGCGGTCCGAACGACGCCGGCAAGACGACGCCGCTCGAGGGGCTGTCCGGCGAGGTCGAGCCCGACGCGGGCGAGATCGCGCGGCCGAACGGCCTGACCGTCGGCTACCTGCCGCAGGACGGGCTGACCCACGCGGGACGGACGCTCTACGACGAGACGACCCGCGCCTTCGCGCCGCTGCTGGCGCTGCAGGCGGAGTTGCGCAACCTGGAGATCCGACTCGGCGACACGAGCCTCTCGCCGACGGAGCACGACGCCGCGCTCGCCCGCTACAGCGAGGTCCAGACCGCGTTCCAGGATCGGGACGGCTACGGCATCGAGGCGAAGGTGGACGCCGTGCTGCGCGGTCTCGGCTTCGAGGAAACCGACTTCGAGAAGCCCACCCAGACGTTCTCCGGCGGCGCCAGCAGGCCCTTGCGCAACATGTCGGCGAGCAGGGCGCCGGCGAGGATGGGGCGCCGTTCGGCGCGTGGCGGCACGATTTCCACCACGGACGCGGTCCCGATCCGTCACGAGCACGGTCTCTCCCGCGGCGGCCAGACGCACGTATTCGCTCAGCTTGTTGTTGGAGCACCTTCAAGTCCGACCGAGCGCGTGCTCCTGAAGGTAGCTTCCGGTGGCCACGGTGGTCAAGGGCATTCAAGTCTGGAGGGCACGCGCCTGTTTCTTCTGCAGGGCATCGGTCCGGGACGACCCAGACACCACGCACAAGCCGGGTCCTGTGGCTACGCTGCGGAGCAGGCCTCCACCTGCCCAAGCGAGCGGCGGGGGGGGGGGGGGGGCCCCCCCCCCCAAAAAAAAAAAAAAAACCCCCCCCCCCCCCCCGCGCGCGACCAAATAAAAAACTATGAATAGACACGCCCCCCNNNNNNNNNNCCCCCCCATTTTTTTTATCCCCCCCCCCCCCCCCACCCCCCCTGCCCTTTGGGCGGGGGGCGCGTTTTTTTTTAAAACCCCCCGCCCCCCCGGCGGGGGGGGGGGGGGGGCCCCCCCCCCCCCCGAAAATACGACAGGATGCCCCGGCCCGGCTCACGCGGTTACCAACTTATGCCTTTCGTCATTGCCCCGCCACCACGTCTGGGTTGAAATTTCAAGCCTGTTCCCGGGATGGCAACGCCCTGTTGGCGATCCTCTGGCAAGACGGCGAGTGTGCCAAACCCTATCATGGTGGCCCACCCCAAGATCCGTGTATTTCTCCTCTCATCCGGGTCCATATCTTCAAAATCAGCGAACGCAAGACCGCCGCCGATGATTACGAACAACCAGGCGAGCACTTTCCAAGCGCCGTCGTCTCCACCGGACACACTTGGAGTTGGATCGTAGGTGCTTGCTTCGTCGTCACCACTCTGGTCACCATCACCACCACCGATGGCCCCTCCCTGCCCCTGTTGAGCAAGTGCCTGTTCGAGGATCGACGAAGATGATGTGTTCTGGGCAGCAACCTGCACGCCCAACAAGAGCAAGGCGCACAGAAGTGACAGTGCCTTTCTCATCACCCTATTCTCCTCTGCTGCGGTTGCACTGCGATACGACTATCCGGCACGAGCGCCCACCGCGGTTGGCGCACGCTCGCATCGCCCCATTCTCCGCCTGGCCTCGGGTAGGCCAGTCGAAGGACCAGCCGGCGGCGTTTCGGACCTCACGCCCGGACTCCACCGCAAGTGCCCCGCATCCTCGAAAGGTAGCCACGAGCCGACAGCCGGAGCCGCACTCGTTCAAGGCCCTTTGCGTTGCGGCCGAGGCCGTGTCGTAGTTGGCGGCCCAGCCATACCGGGTGCTGCTGGAGTTGAGGGCCAGAGCTCCTACGAGCGTCTGCTGTGCCGTCGCCAAGGAAGGCGCAACCACCAGCATCGCAACGGTAGTCGCGAGTAACGTTCTTGCCGTCATCAACCTGTCTCCTTTCAGGGCCAGCCAGCCCAAAGGGGAACATTCGTGTTCTTCTCACCAAACGCTCGGTGCGCGCCGTAGCGGCTCTCGTCTTCGGGCATTTCGCAGCCGGAAGCGGAGTGCTGGGTGCCAATATCCGTCTCCGGCGGAATGGCATCGAACGGTCCGGCTGTCGTGCCGGACCAAGCGGCCGGCACCACAACCGGTTTCAGGCGCTCCTCCGGACCCACATCACCAACAGATCTTCACATCCACGCAGATGCGCGGCTTACTGGGTATCGGAATCGGGAGCTTGCCGACGGGGATCGAAAGGCACTTCGAAAGGAGTCTCCTGCAGCGTCCCGCAGGTGCCGCCGCCAACGCATCAGGCACATCCTCCCAACTTCTCGAGTTCAGCGCCTAGGTCGACCTGCTCATTGGCCATCTCATACCTCCTTTGTGAGTCCACGATGCAAGAGTCCGACTTCGGCGAACAATCCTGGCCCAGAAACAGGACCGGATCGAAACGAGTTCCCGACCATGGGCTGCTCGACCAGAAGAACCAGTCAGTATGTGTAAACGTTCGACTCAGGCACACCGAACACGAAATCAGAGTCGCTCAGCGCGTACGTGAACGCACGCGTCATCGGAGCGGAGCGCGCATGCCATTCCAGGTCGCTCCAGCCGTCTAGACCGAAACGACGAACACGATCGACGTGCAGAGCCGGGGGACCCGATCCCGAACCTCGGACCAACCGAGTATGGGGGCGGCTGCGCTCCCGCAGCCGCTCCCGCGAAGGAGTCTCCTACCAGTTCAACCGCAAGTCGACGCAGACCTCGAGCTTGAGGAACGGCAACGGGATCTTCACGCAGCCGACAGTCACCGTCTTCTTGCTCCTCTTGAGATCGGTCGCCGGAGGCAACACAACTTCGGACTTCTCGATTGCGCTGATCACGTCCTCTTCGGTGACGCGTGCCGCGGGCCAGGTCGGACAATAGCGCCATCTCGCTCGCAGCTCGTCACCCGAAGTGTCCGCGGGTTCTACGTCCGGACCCTGGCAGAACTCGGAGACGTGTCGAAGCGCATCTTTGGCGAGCCGCTCCGTCACCTCCTTGCCAAGGGTGTTGTGCACGTAGCACGCGGCAAGTGCTCCCGTATAGAATGCCATTGGAAAGACGTACTTCTTGTCCTTCTCCCACTCTCGCCTCTCTGCCGGATCCGGGTGCTCGAGTTGCTCCTTGAAAGAACTTCGCAGCAGATCTTGCAGTCCTTCGACGACCCCCTCGCCAATGATCAGATCCGAGCCGTCCGACGACCCGTGAAAAGAGTGCACGCCTCGTTTGAATTCCTCCGAACATTCGTTCAATGCTCTTTCGACGATGTCCTGCCCATCGGTCATCTCCGGTTCTCCTTCGGCCAGAGGGCGGCGCGTTCCCCGAGCCGCGTCGCGGGTTCACCTGCGCACGCTTGCGTCCGATCTCTATCGCGCACTCTCGGTCGTGCCGAGATTCGAGGCGAGCGCATCCTTCCCGGCCACGGGGTGCCTTGACGGGAAGGACCATCTATACCCACAAACGTCTGGCACGGGAAAACCGAACACGTGCTCAGAGTCCGCGCAGCGCAGCGGCGAACCCACGGGCCGTCGCGGGGCGGTCCGGTCGGCCGGCCGTCAGGACGGAAACGGCGAACGCAAGCAACTTCGCGGACCTCGGGGAACTTGCCCGTCCCGTCTCTGTCACCTCAACCGCCGCCGGGCTGATCGCTTGCCGTCGGATGCAGGCGGCCACCTCACCGGCGCCGTCACCGACGAACGGGCGCCGCCCGGCGGCCATCTCGTACAGCACCACGCACAGCGACCAGACATCGTCGGCTGCGCCCGTCCGCTCGCCGCGCAACACTTCGGGCGACGAGTACGACAAGGTGCCGCCCGCCGGCTGATCATGATCGTTCGTCAAGCGCGCCAGGCCGAAATCGAGCAGCTTCGGGGTGCCGTCGGACGCGAAGCCGATGTTGCTCGGCTTGACGTCGCCGTGCACGTAGCCGGCCTCGTGCAACGCGGTGAGAGCCTCGGACAACGCCAGGACCACCCCGACCGCCTCCGCACCGGGCAGCGGTCCGCGATCGAGGCGGGCCGCGAGCGTGCCGCCGCGCAGGAACTCGACGACCAGCAGCGGCCGGCCACACCACGTTTCGAGACCGTGAATCTGTGCGATTGCCGGGTGCGCCACCGCGGCCATGGCCCGTGCCTCTTGCATCAGCCGTACCAGTCCCGGCCCGTCGCCGACGGGCAGTGTCTTGACCGCGACGTGGCGCTGAAGGCCGAGGTCTCGCGCGAGGTAGACGGCGCCCATTCCGCCGCTGCCGAGGCGCCGCTCCAGGAGAAACTTGCCCGCAAGCATCCCCGGAACCGCCGCCGCGGTGAAGTCCACGCCGCAACCGCACGGTCTCGTCGAGCCCGCCGACGCCACGATTCCGCACGCCGGACACTCGCGGGCGGGCGGCGCCGGTCGACCATCCGCCAGACGCAGGCGCGTGAGGGCGAGTCCCACCGTCGCGGCCAACGCCTGCAGGAAGTCCGGATCCACGGAGCTCAACCGCCCATCATCGAACCGCCGGCCAATCGCCACGAAGCCGAGGAGCTCCGTGCCCGGACCGAAGACCGGCACGATCGCCGTCGCCGCAGCCGCGACGACCCACTCCGCGTCACGGCCCGGCAGCAACGAGAATACCGACGCCCTGCCCTCCGGTTCGACCCAGATCGGTTCGCGGGTCGACTCCAACGCGTGTGCGATCGCCGATGTGCGAACCAGCGGCGCCACATCGGCGGTCGGGGCCGTGAAGTGATGCGCGGACGCGTCGGCGGCGGCGTCCGCGATCAGCAGAGTTCCAGGCGCGCCGCAGCCGCGCCGTACCGACGCGGTCAGCACCTCGCCGATCCGGGCGACAGACGTCGCCTGCACCAGCTCGGATCCGGCGGCAACCAGCAGACGCCGGTGATCCGCGGTCTCGGGGTAGACCCAGGCATCCAGTCGTAGAAGCAGGCGCTTGCGGCAGCCCGCCGCCAACGCCGCGACTCCGACCGCCGCCACGAGCAACCGACCGAACGAGGTGCCCATGACGTCGGCGACCGTGCGATCCGGCTGACTCGCGAGCAGCCAAACCAATGCTCCCATCGGCGCGGCGATCAGCGCCGCGAGCAAGCGGCGCGTGAGCAGACGCCGGTACGAGGCCCGCACCACCGTGCGTACATCCAGAGCATGCTCGCCAAGGACGGCGTACGTCATCGAGCATGGCGTCGAGAGGAGGAACGTGAACACGACGACGGAAATCGCGTGCAGGTGTTCTTCCCCGAACCGGCGCGCTGCCGGCCAGAGCAGTTCGATGGTTATGTCGAGAAGAATCGGCGCGAGCCCGACCACGATTCCGCCGATCAGCAGTGCGACCCGCCTCGACTCCCGGGCCGTTGCATCGCGCGCACGCAATGCGATGGCGGAGACCGCTGCCAGCGTGAGGACCGACAGGATCAGCCAATAGACGTCGCCGTCTCGGTGCAGGAACGGTAGCCGTCCCTCCGGGAGGAAGAGCAGGTGCGCGATCCAGAGCCCGCCGCCGACCCAGGCGCAGAGGGGCACCATTCGCCGCGCCAGATCGTCGATCCAAGTGCGTCGATGGACCCGCGGAAACTCCCTGGCGAACGCCCACATGAGCGCCGGCTGAAAGACCTCGGGGAGAATCCATGGGTCAACGGGGGTGGCAGTTGGCGCAACCAGCGGCCATGAGAACGAGGATGAGAACGACGAGGCGCCCAGCGCGAACACGACGCCCAGCAGGCGCGCCCGATGGTCGCGGCGACCACCGATGAGCAGGAGCGCCGCGCAGGCCGACAGGGAAACGAGCGCCAGCATTCGCGGCTCGGCGAACTGCAGCCCCCATCGCTGCTCCCACGACCAGGTGATTCTCACCAACCCGGCCGCGACCTGCACCGCCGCTACGACGACGAGGGCACCAAGTGCGATACGCACGAAAGGCGTTCCGGGTGGATCGCTGGAGCGAGCGGTGTCGGGACCGCTTGGCGTCCCGGCGCCGACGGACGCGACCATCTCCGACAGCGCGCGCAGGTTGTCGAGTGATTGCCGTTGATCGCGCGGCGCCGCGCCGCGCGCCCGATCCCAATCGACCTGCTGCCTGGACGCGACGGCGTCCGCCACGTCCAGCAGGACGCCGTCGCCGGCCATCACCCACTCCTCGCGTCGTCGTCGCCCATTGCCGCCGCCAGCCGCACCAGCGCCCGCTTGAGCGCCATCCGCGCTCCGTCGGGGCCGGCCCTGCCGTCGACGGCGGCGAGCTGCCCGAAGGAGTAGCCCAGTTCCAGCCGCCCGACGATCAGCCGCTGGTCACGCCGCGGCAGGTGCTTCAGGGCCGACCGATAGCGATCCCACGCCTCTGCGTGGATGGCCGTCTCCAGCGGAGAACGCTCGTTGCCGGCGAGTGGCTGCCCTTCATCCAGAACATCCATGGCGGGACGCCGCGCAACCTGGCGCATCTCGTCGCGGATCCGGTTCTCGACCGCGTTTCGCAGATACGCCCGGAGGGCGCCGTCCCCCCGCGGCTCGAAGCTGCCGAGCCG
Above is a window of Acidobacteriota bacterium DNA encoding:
- a CDS encoding DUF4189 domain-containing protein gives rise to the protein MTARTLLATTVAMLVVAPSLATAQQTLVGALALNSSSTRYGWAANYDTASAATQRALNECGSGCRLVATFRGCGALAVESGREVRNAAGWSFDWPTRGQAENGAMRACANRGGRSCRIVVSQCNRSRGE
- a CDS encoding serine/threonine protein kinase, producing the protein MAGDGVLLDVADAVASRQQVDWDRARGAAPRDQRQSLDNLRALSEMVASVGAGTPSGPDTARSSDPPGTPFVRIALGALVVVAAVQVAAGLVRITWSWEQRWGLQFAEPRMLALVSLSACAALLLIGGRRDHRARLLGVVFALGASSFSSSFSWPLVAPTATPVDPWILPEVFQPALMWAFAREFPRVHRRTWIDDLARRMVPLCAWVGGGLWIAHLLFLPEGRLPFLHRDGDVYWLILSVLTLAAVSAIALRARDATARESRRVALLIGGIVVGLAPILLDITIELLWPAARRFGEEHLHAISVVVFTFLLSTPCSMTYAVLGEHALDVRTVVRASYRRLLTRRLLAALIAAPMGALVWLLASQPDRTVADVMGTSFGRLLVAAVGVAALAAGCRKRLLLRLDAWVYPETADHRRLLVAAGSELVQATSVARIGEVLTASVRRGCGAPGTLLIADAAADASAHHFTAPTADVAPLVRTSAIAHALESTREPIWVEPEGRASVFSLLPGRDAEWVVAAAATAIVPVFGPGTELLGFVAIGRRFDDGRLSSVDPDFLQALAATVGLALTRLRLADGRPAPPARECPACGIVASAGSTRPCGCGVDFTAAAVPGMLAGKFLLERRLGSGGMGAVYLARDLGLQRHVAVKTLPVGDGPGLVRLMQEARAMAAVAHPAIAQIHGLETWCGRPLLVVEFLRGGTLAARLDRGPLPGAEAVGVVLALSEALTALHEAGYVHGDVKPSNIGFASDGTPKLLDFGLARLTNDHDQPAGGTLSYSSPEVLRGERTGAADDVWSLCVVLYEMAAGRRPFVGDGAGEVAACIRRQAISPAAVEVTETGRASSPRSAKLLAFAVSVLTAGRPDRPATARGFAAALRGL
- a CDS encoding sigma-70 family RNA polymerase sigma factor produces the protein MPAVSSPPPSTESGTPGPPDDTSSVRLLDRAIRGDPLAREALFARYLPWLRRWARGRLPRWTRGVVDTSDVVQDALRRTVTRLGSFEPRGDGALRAYLRNAVENRIRDEMRQVARRPAMDVLDEGQPLAGNERSPLETAIHAEAWDRYRSALKHLPRRDQRLIVGRLELGYSFGQLAAVDGRAGPDGARMALKRALVRLAAAMGDDDARSG